A region from the Coffea eugenioides isolate CCC68of chromosome 9, Ceug_1.0, whole genome shotgun sequence genome encodes:
- the LOC113782642 gene encoding uncharacterized protein LOC113782642, translating into MLTEFFYMNSTDSLAQNLKCTYKEFPEHFVWYPGRRRWEPRKQKDSIGRIVIASPMEGERYFLRLLLTHVNNPTSFDDLRTINGAYVHTFRETSILRGYFESDKSQEQCLKEASLYQMPYNLSRLFATLLVHFPHSNPRYLWEQFEKPLSEDISRISQISVGQIRLQVLCQINEFLQSMEKDINQYALVPNTMYFDSLNKNTSDTIAETRISVPEHDLLAIKQLNTDQKKAFDIIMNAVFVHKKGTFFIDGPGGIGKTFLYRALLAEIRSKGYIALATTSCGVAASILPGGRTAHSRFKIPIGGTADKQCRVSK; encoded by the coding sequence ATGTTAACAGAATTCTTTTACATGAATTCTACTGATTCTCTAGCTCAGAACCTCAAATGCACTTACAAAGAGTTTCCTGAACATTTTGTCTGGTATCCAGGAAGGAGAAGATGGGAGCCAAGAAAACAGAAAGATTCTATAGGCAGGATAGTGATAGCAAGTCCAATGGAAGGAGAACGATACTTCCTCAGATTGCTTCTTACACATGTCAACAATCcaacttcatttgatgatttgAGAACAATAAATGGAGCATATGTACATACTTTTCGCGAGACATCAATTCTAAGAGGTTACTTTGAGTCTGATAAGTCACAAGAACAATGTCTCAAAGAAGCAAGTTTGTATCAGATGCCATATAATTTAAGTAGATTATTTGCGACTCTGCTTGTtcattttcctcattcaaatcCAAGGTATCTTTGGGAGCAATTTGAGAAGCCATTATCCGAAGATATCAGCAGAATTTCACAAATATCAGTTGGTCAGATTCGTTTGCAGGTATTATGCCAAATAAATGAGTTTCTGCAATCAATGGAAAAAGACATTAATCAATATGCTTTAGTTCCAAATACCATGTATTTTGATAGCTTGAACAAAAATACTAGTGATACAATAGCTGAAACAAGAATCTCTGTACCAGAGCATGACCTATTAGCAATTAAACAACTAAATACTGATCAGAAAAAAGCTTTTGACATTATCATGAATGCAGTTTTTGTTCACAAGAAAGGAACCTTCTTCATTGATGGACCAGGTGGAATAGGAAAAACATTCTTGTATCGAGCACTACTAGCAGAGATCAGGTCAAAAGGATACATAGCTCTTGCTACAACATCCTGTGGAGTTGCGGCTTCGATTCTGCCAGGTGGAAGGACAGCTCACTCAAGATTCAAGATACCAATTGGTGGAACAGCAGATAAGCAATGTAGAGTTAGTAAATAA